The Sulfurimonas sp. nucleotide sequence TGTAGGTCGCTGCCTAGTTGATCATTTCTTCTTACTTAATCAATCACTTCTTACTTAATCATATTTTTTTAACTCTACGAATATTACTCTGTTTTAGATAATTGAATCCTCTGAACAATTATTAACTTCAAAATCATATAACTACAAATTGAACTTTCTGAATAAATATAGATTGCTTCGCTCTGCTCACAATGACTTAGAGAAAAGAGAGATTGCCGCGTTTCTAAAGAAGCTTGTAATGACGGGGAGAGGAATTTTTTTGCTGTGCTCGCAATGATAGTAATATTTAATGTTTTTAGATATTATTGAAGCTTTAACAATTGATTATATGGTATTATTTTACATACTATTTTAGGATGTTATGTGAAAAAATATATTAAAGATCAGATTAAAAAATCTTATGAAACTAAACAAGCTATTTATGAAAATGAGGGTTTATTAAACAAAATTGAAGAGGTTTCTAAATTATGTGTAGATGTATATAGAACTTCAAAAAAAACTATACTTGCAGGTAATGGCGGCAGTGCGGCCGATGCTCAGCATATAGCAGCCGAACTTGTAGGCAGATACGGGTTTGACAGACCGTCTATCCCGTCTCTTGCATTAACTACGGATACATCATGTTTAACGGCAATCGGAAATGATTACGGATATGATAAAGTATTTTCAAGACAATTAGAGGGGATGGGTCAAAGCGGAGATATTTTTATAGGAATATCAACTTCCGGAAATTCAAAAAATATAATCAATGCATTTGAAGTTGCAAAGCAAAAAGGTATAAAGACAGTCGCTTTAGTCGGTCGTGATGGTGGAGAAATGGCTAAGATAGCTGATATTGCTCTAATCGTTCCATCTGAATCTACGCCGAGAATACAAGAATCTCATATACTTATAGGTCATATAATCTGCGACATTATAGAAAAAGAGATATTTGGCGACGGTGTTATTTAATAGCTAATGAATAGAGCGCTTTTTTTAGACCGTGACGGTGTTGTAAATGTTGAGATAAACTATTTATATAAGATTGAAGATTTTGAGTTTGTAGAGGGAATATTGAATCTTTGCAAATATTATCAAGATAAGGGTTACATTATTATTATCGTAACAAATCAATCCGGTATTGATAGGGGTTATTATAGTGAGTCTGATTTTAATTTTTTAACTTCATGGATGACTAAAGAGTTTGCAAAATATGGAATTGAGATAAAAAAAGTATATTATTGCCCTCATCATCCTGATATTTCTCTTGTATGTAATTGCAGAAAACCAAATCCCGGTATGATACTAGAAGCCGAAAAAGAGTATGATATCGATCTGAAAAATTCTATTTTAGTCGGTGATAAAGAGAGCGATATAGAGGCAGGGTTAAGTGCCGGAATAATAGAGACTTATCTTTTTGATGAGAAAAAAATTTACAAAGAGTCAAAAGCGTCAAAAATTGTTTCAAAATTGGAGGAGATTTACAATGTTAATACTAAATAGCGGCGGAACTTTTAATAAGCAATACAATCCATTAAACGGAGAGCTTGAAGTTCCATATAACAACTCTGTGATAGAGAAAATTTTGCAAAGCGTAGAGTCTAAGTATGATGTGGCGGGTGTTATATATAAAGATAGTTTGGATATGACTATGAGTGATAGAAAAATGCTTGCAAATATTATAATGGAATCAAAAGACGATACATTTGTGATTGTGCATGGGACGGATACTATGCATATGAGTGCAGAGTTTTTGTCTGAAATCTTTGACGATAGAAAAATCGTTTTTGTCGGTGCCATGAAACCGTTTGAAATAGATAATATCGAAGCGAGTTTAAATCTCGGTATGGCAATAGGATTTGCAAAAGCAGTTCAAAAAGTCGGGGTTTATATCTGTATGAGCGGCTATGTCGAGTCGTGGGACAAAATACGAAAAAATACAAAATTTGGAAAATTTGAAGTTGTCTCATAAGGTTTCTTGTTCTCATTGTCATTTAGAATTTGATCCTTCGGTGATGATAAAGGATAAAGAACATTACTTCTGTTGCGGTGGCTGTCAGAATGTATTTCATCTGCTTTGCGATGAAAAACTTGATAGTTTTTATGAAAAAAGTAAAAATCAACCGCTCTCCCCGCCGTCTGAAAATTTTGAGGACTCTTCAACTTTTGATACCCCCTCTTTTTATAATAAATTTGTAAAAGTAAATAGTGACGGATTTTGTGAAGTCTCTCTCATCATAGAGGGGATTCACTGCTCGGCTTGCGTATGGCTCAATGAAAAAGCACTCCACAAGATGGACGGCGTTATAGAAGCAAATATAAATTTTACAAATAATAAGGCAACAATTGTCTGGGCGGATGATGTCGTAAAGTTATCTGCAATTATAGATATGATCCGCTCCATCGGTTACAATGCATTTGCATATGACTCCTCGGCGCAAGAGATACATGCCAATAGAGAAAGAAAAGCGTACTATTTAAAGATGGCGGTTGCGATATTTGCATCAATGAATATTATGTGGATTGCGGTTGCACAGTATGCGGGATATTTTAGCGGAATTACTCAAGATGTAAAGACGATACTCAATATTGCAGAGGGCATACTCGCAACACCCGTGCTTTTTTATAGCGGCTGGGTCTTTTTTAGAGGTGCATATTACGGTTTAAAGACAAAAGTCGTAAATATGGATTTGCTTGTAGCAACGGGGGCTTTGCTTACTTATCTGTATTCAATTTATATAACTGTTTTAGGTCGGGGAGAGGCATATTTTGACTCAGTAAGTATGATTATTACATTTGTTCTAATCGGTAAATTTTTAGAGGTTTTAAGTAAAAAAAGCGCTGCGGATGTGCTTGATAAAATAACAAAAAATATACCTACGGATGTTAAAATTATTAGACAAAATAGCGTCGTGATATGTAAATTGGATGATGTTATAATCGGAGATATAGTAGTAGTAACTTCCGGTGAGAGAGTTTTGCTTGACGGAGAGATAGTCAGAGGAAGCGGTTCTTTTGATGAATCTAGCTTAACCGGAGAGAGTGAACCTGTATATAAAAGTGTCGGCATGAATGTTATTAGCGGTACTACAAGCATTGATGCGGATGTGCATTTTATAGCAACAAAAGATTTTAAACACTCAACCCTTTCAAATATTGTTACCCTTTTAGAGTCCGCTATAAATAAAAAACCAAAAATAGAGCTGGCAGCAAATAGATTGTCCGAATATTTTTCATCTATTATTTTGACACTCTCATTTATAACATTTATCGTATGGTGGATATATTCAAGTAGTTTTGAGACATCTTTTATGGCTAGCGTATCTGTAATTATAATAGCTTGTCCCTGTGCTTTGGCTCTTGCTACGCCGGTTGCGACTTTGGTAGGACTTGGTTTAGGGGCCTCAAGAGGTATTCTTTTTAAAGAAGCGGCAGGGTTAGAGAGTATGGCAGAAGCAGATACTCTGGTTTTGGACAAAACGGGGACTGTAACGGTCGGAAAACCCGAAATAATAAGCGAAAATATATATAAAAATTTTGATAAAAAATTGCTCTACTCGCTTGTTAAATCATCAAATCATCCTGTTGCAAAAGGAGTTGTGAAGTACATAAAAGAGCAGGATGAAAAGATAGATGAAATTGTTTTTGACGAGTATATGCAAATTCCGGCAAAAGGGATAAGAGCAAAATACAAGGGTGTAGAACTTTTAGGCGGAAATTTAAAATTATTGCAAGAAAACAGCATAAATATAGAAGTTTCTACAAAAGAGACAACATTTTATTTCGTAGTCGGCAATGAAGTCGTAGCGATGTATGAACTTAGAGACAAGATAAAAGATGGTATTTCGGAGTTGATGGAAAATATGCTTCAACACAATATAGCCGTAGTGCTTTTAAGCGGAGATCACGAAAATATAACTGAAAAAGTGGCTCTTGAAGTCGGAATAAAGAATTTTATGTTTGAACAAACACCGCAGGATAAAGCAAAATATATAGAAAAGCTTCACAAAGAAGGTAAAAAAGTAGTTATGGTCGGAGACGGCGTAAATGATATCTTGGCACTTGCATCAGCCGATATAGCGATTGCAATGGGCGGAGGAAGCGATATAGCGGTTGAAGTCGGAGATGTCGTTTTGCTTGATGATTCGCTAAAATCGCTAAGCGATGCTTTTAAAATCAGTCGTACGACATTTGGACTTATTAAACAAAATCTTTTTATATCGTTGCTGTACAATGCGCTAACAATTCCTTTGGCAATGACGGGATATGTTATACCTCTTTTTGCGGCTATTTCTATGTCGGTTAGTTCGCTTTTAGTTGTGGGTAACTCTATGCGAATTCGCCATAAATGGGTAAGGAGTTAAAAATGGATAATTGGGTGATTGCTATGATGCTTGGTGTCTCTATATTTTTGGGGGCAATTGCACTTTTTGCATTTTTATGGGCAGTTAAAAACGGTCAGTTTGATGATGAAGAAAAGTTTTTAAACGGTGCCAAATTTGACGGTGAAGATGAACTGAACGATGCCGTTAAACGAGAAGAAAAAAAAGAGAGCTTAAAGAGAAAGTACAAACCGGAATAAAATTTAAAAGAGGATAAATTGCCCAAAAGGGCAATTTAGGTAAATTATTTACCTACAGTTTTAGAGAAAGCATCTAAATCAGCATCGCTGTATTTAGAAACTTGACCAGCCATAAGACCTTTCATTGGTCCGCCGTAAGTTCCAGCTTTATAACCTTTAAGAGCTGTAGCGATATCAGCATGAGTCATCTCAGCAACATTCTTAGATTTACCAAGAGCAGGCTTAGTCCAGTCAGCTCCGTGACATCCTTGACATGCACCAGCTTCTACAGCAGCCATTAAAGCAGTAGTTGCAGTTAAAGCAACGATTGATAAAACGATTTTTTTCATAATTTTCTCCTTGAATTTTTTTAATTTCGGGCAAATTATAGTGATTT carries:
- the gmhA gene encoding D-sedoheptulose 7-phosphate isomerase, with the translated sequence MKKYIKDQIKKSYETKQAIYENEGLLNKIEEVSKLCVDVYRTSKKTILAGNGGSAADAQHIAAELVGRYGFDRPSIPSLALTTDTSCLTAIGNDYGYDKVFSRQLEGMGQSGDIFIGISTSGNSKNIINAFEVAKQKGIKTVALVGRDGGEMAKIADIALIVPSESTPRIQESHILIGHIICDIIEKEIFGDGVI
- the gmhB gene encoding D-glycero-beta-D-manno-heptose 1,7-bisphosphate 7-phosphatase: MNRALFLDRDGVVNVEINYLYKIEDFEFVEGILNLCKYYQDKGYIIIIVTNQSGIDRGYYSESDFNFLTSWMTKEFAKYGIEIKKVYYCPHHPDISLVCNCRKPNPGMILEAEKEYDIDLKNSILVGDKESDIEAGLSAGIIETYLFDEKKIYKESKASKIVSKLEEIYNVNTK
- a CDS encoding cytochrome C; its protein translation is MKKIVLSIVALTATTALMAAVEAGACQGCHGADWTKPALGKSKNVAEMTHADIATALKGYKAGTYGGPMKGLMAGQVSKYSDADLDAFSKTVGK
- a CDS encoding asparaginase domain-containing protein, producing the protein MLILNSGGTFNKQYNPLNGELEVPYNNSVIEKILQSVESKYDVAGVIYKDSLDMTMSDRKMLANIIMESKDDTFVIVHGTDTMHMSAEFLSEIFDDRKIVFVGAMKPFEIDNIEASLNLGMAIGFAKAVQKVGVYICMSGYVESWDKIRKNTKFGKFEVVS
- a CDS encoding heavy metal translocating P-type ATPase; the protein is MSSRGTKYEKIQNLENLKLSHKVSCSHCHLEFDPSVMIKDKEHYFCCGGCQNVFHLLCDEKLDSFYEKSKNQPLSPPSENFEDSSTFDTPSFYNKFVKVNSDGFCEVSLIIEGIHCSACVWLNEKALHKMDGVIEANINFTNNKATIVWADDVVKLSAIIDMIRSIGYNAFAYDSSAQEIHANRERKAYYLKMAVAIFASMNIMWIAVAQYAGYFSGITQDVKTILNIAEGILATPVLFYSGWVFFRGAYYGLKTKVVNMDLLVATGALLTYLYSIYITVLGRGEAYFDSVSMIITFVLIGKFLEVLSKKSAADVLDKITKNIPTDVKIIRQNSVVICKLDDVIIGDIVVVTSGERVLLDGEIVRGSGSFDESSLTGESEPVYKSVGMNVISGTTSIDADVHFIATKDFKHSTLSNIVTLLESAINKKPKIELAANRLSEYFSSIILTLSFITFIVWWIYSSSFETSFMASVSVIIIACPCALALATPVATLVGLGLGASRGILFKEAAGLESMAEADTLVLDKTGTVTVGKPEIISENIYKNFDKKLLYSLVKSSNHPVAKGVVKYIKEQDEKIDEIVFDEYMQIPAKGIRAKYKGVELLGGNLKLLQENSINIEVSTKETTFYFVVGNEVVAMYELRDKIKDGISELMENMLQHNIAVVLLSGDHENITEKVALEVGIKNFMFEQTPQDKAKYIEKLHKEGKKVVMVGDGVNDILALASADIAIAMGGGSDIAVEVGDVVLLDDSLKSLSDAFKISRTTFGLIKQNLFISLLYNALTIPLAMTGYVIPLFAAISMSVSSLLVVGNSMRIRHKWVRS
- the ccoS gene encoding cbb3-type cytochrome oxidase assembly protein CcoS, with the translated sequence MDNWVIAMMLGVSIFLGAIALFAFLWAVKNGQFDDEEKFLNGAKFDGEDELNDAVKREEKKESLKRKYKPE